DNA from Xiphias gladius isolate SHS-SW01 ecotype Sanya breed wild chromosome 9, ASM1685928v1, whole genome shotgun sequence:
ATTGTCATCAGAGTGTTTCATGGACGAAATAATCTTTTTTGTCACGCAAATGTAACCAATACTAATACAGATTATCACACTGGGGGACATTAGCTGTAATCGGCCGGTGGCTCCTACATCATACATCCAACATCTATTTTACGCTCTTTGAAAACAATGGGTAGAGGATCCAGAtgagtctgttttcttttatagtGTCACTGTCATCTgtttattaacagaaaaaaataaagcctgtGATTTGGAGTGTTCAGTTTTATATGTCAGTATTAATTGAACTCAACAGTGTAAGATCTACAATTACTCCAGATTTAACATATTGtcataatgtattaaaaattttactttgtttaaataCACTCTTAgagtatatataaatacactcTTTCCCAGTAGAGACAATTCAGTTGACCCAAAAAGAATTGCAATGAGTGTCCTGATCCGGAAAAATTTGAGGCTGCATAAAACACACCTCTAATATTCGGCGTTTGACAGGCTATTTGCCCAAAAACATTGTTTGCGTTTCTGTCACATATGCACCTCtacaaaaaaagtacattaatcaaaaattttttcatcaaaatgaaCACTCTGGGAACTTTAATCATcattagaaaatgttatttgtgaAGTGGAAATAAAAGCGATACATATTACAAGATTATGGTCAGTAATTTTATTACATAAATTCAGATTCTGTAGGTGAGCaatgaaaaatatatcaaaatgtaCATGACAACATATCTATTCagtaaaatcaaacaaataataacCAGACAACGAGacaaatgcaaatgagaaaCTGACCTCTTCCATGGAACAAAAACCTGGACAACATTTGGATTTTTTcgaattattatttatattttagtcACTACAtgtaattaataattacatgtagtgagtaaaatgttttgcttgttAGTGCTGTGCTaaataatcagcaacaacaATTATTGAGTTTTGGGTTGTCATTCGAGttaaacaagcaatttaaagatgtcaccttgggctctaagACCCTGTGATGGGCAGTTTTCATTGCTTTCTGACACGTTAAAACACTAAGTGATTAATTGCAAAAATAAccgacagattaatcaataatgaaaacaagataCTAGAAGccatgttgtttttatactgtacttAAACAGTGTTGAATCTGCTGTATAAAACTCAGTGAATAGACGTATGCTGTAATTAATTCACAGTAAAAAGAAAGGACGCAAGCTGTAAACAAGCAACTCTAGACCCTAACCTGTAAACTGATAGTGTCCTGTTTCTTCTGTCAGCCGTGGTTTCAGGTGTTAGTATTATATACACTATGATGTCAGCACTCAGCTGGAAACCAGGGCTGCATCTCCTGAGCTCACACATGAAGCTGTGGTCCTCCCGTCACACCGCTGACTCCTCCCCGCGAGCGTACATCCCTGGATGCAGCCACACCTCCCCTCGTACAACCTCCCCGCATCCCGGCAGGCTGGGCAGACGCAGCCGCCACACACTGAGAGGCAGGGCTGTCCTGGCTGAAGAGGGACCGAACTGATACTGGAGAAGAAGATTAAGAAACAGGCAGAAGACAGAGGGCGTTCTGCACTGCACAGGTCAGCTGCTGAGTCTCGGCTTCAGAGCTCGTGTATGATGCGTTTGGCTGATGAACAGAAATCACCAGAGGAAGGTGAGTGCAAATTACCACACGCTGACACTTAATTCTAATTATATTATTCAACTCAGACAAAATGGTCTATAACCTTCAaagaaaatgatgtaaataatGATCACTATTTGGCACATAACTGATCACTTTAATTATTGTAGCAAAGAGTATCATTTTACCTAATTGGTCTAGGTAGTATTTTTAACACTGTTCTTGTAGTATTAGCAGTGGtgtcaaaatgtaaattctCTCCTGTTGTAAATCGATCAGAATACCTTTGagaaatttttttgaaaaatttcagaaaaagaaaataaacacacacacacacacacacacacacacagttcagacATAGGACATAGTGTTCAGTCCCTCCGAGGGAACCCAGACTACTCAGTCTGTCTTAATCCTGACTCTCTGGCTCTGACAAACACCACCCAGCACTGTATTGTGTCAGAAAGAGTTATATGAGTTCATAAATTGTCATAATTACAGGTCACTCTCTTGTCTTTCCTGCTTGCAGAAATGAGTTTTGGGGCAGCGTGCATTTTCTTGCGGGGAGGGAAAAACATTGTAAGTACAGCAGTAATAGCCTTTTCacattcttgatttttttttcacatttttggtttATGCTGATGTTTGCAAACTGCTATGAAAGGTTGACAGGATTATAACCCAAAAGGTAAAAGGATAAAATGACAAGAGATTTAGACTCACAGAGCCTGCTCTTTCCTATTGCTTACCAATAATGGTACTGGCCCATACGAAGCCCACCTGCCAGTATGGGCATAATCTACTCCTAAATCCATGCCATCAGAAAATTCCGCAGTTTAATCTCTTTGTTACTGTgccatttaattcattttggaatatctttaaaaataaataaaacattcattttgttaATTGTGTGGTAGATGGGCTGGTAGCTAATTTTCCTTCTGGGTTTTTTCGTGTTTTTAACAGCTGCTATATTTTATGGTCGTATCGTACAGTATTACAGGGAACAGTGTTTGTTATAAATGTCCATACAGCACTGGACTTAACcaactgtttttctctttgtgcagTCAAGAGAACTAGCTGATGATGAGATTGATGGTAAGTGAAATTCTTATCACTGGAATTGTTGAACTCTAATGTTTTCATCATAAAATGCAGATTAAACTCATTACTTGACCTACTCAATCCTCTGAGaggtctttttttccccatcttaCACCTTGTACATTTCATACATTCACCTGTCCGTTGAGcccaaatgtttaattttgccATTTACCTGACTCTGTGAATTCCGTATTTTGCAGAGCTGCGTGATGCATTCAACGAGTTTGATAAAGACAAGGACGGGCTGATCAGCTGCAAGGACCTAGGGAACCTGATGAGGACAATGGGTTACATGCCCACTGAGATGGAGCTGATTGAGCTGAGccaaaacatcaacatgaacCGTAAGTCCTTACTGaacataatttattaaaatgggTTCAAAACTCTACAGGTAGTGGCTGATTTGTTGCAAAGGTGATACAGCCCCAAAGACATGCCATGTGACATAGGACTTGGTCAAAACTATTAAGATGGACAGCTGCCGTACTGCAAATTATGCAATTTCAGCACTaacaaaaaatgacagatgttttttcaattcctgcaatttttttatttttcccgCTAGTTGGTGGCAGAGTTGACTTTGAGGACTTTGTAGAACTGATGACCCCGAAGCTTCTGGCAGAAACGGCTGGGATGATTGGCATGAAGGAGCTCAAAGATGCCTTTAAAGAGGTGAGAGTGGACGCCTTCGATAAACTTTCCTTGAACTccgattttgtttttaaagaaaatgagcCGCTTCAATGGGCAGATTTTGCCTAGTAACCACTCACTCACCCACCACTCAAGAAAAACTATGTACTGACTgactgctttttaaattttcttttgtctgtggTTAGTTCGACATGGACGGAGATGGAGAGATAACAACAGAGGAGCTGCGGTCAGCCATGACAAAGCTGATGG
Protein-coding regions in this window:
- the cabp5a gene encoding calcium-binding protein 5a; translated protein: MMRLADEQKSPEEEMSFGAACIFLRGGKNISRELADDEIDELRDAFNEFDKDKDGLISCKDLGNLMRTMGYMPTEMELIELSQNINMNLGGRVDFEDFVELMTPKLLAETAGMIGMKELKDAFKEFDMDGDGEITTEELRSAMTKLMGEHMSRREIDAIVKEADDNGDGTVDFEEFVRMMSHQ